In one window of Cololabis saira isolate AMF1-May2022 chromosome 23, fColSai1.1, whole genome shotgun sequence DNA:
- the LOC133424445 gene encoding zinc finger protein 665-like, with amino-acid sequence MNHKGRPKRHWCDDCKQVFTTSSNLKIHKKTHTGDKPYSCDQCGAVFAQKGNLKQHQRIHTGDKPHKCDQCGAAFAQQGALRIHQRIHTGEKPYRCDQCGAAFAHQGALRTHQRIHTGEKPYRCDQCGAAFAQQDNLTTHQRIHTGNKPYRCDQCGAAFVRQGHLKRHQRIHTGEKPYKCDQCGAAFVQQSALRRHQRIHTGEKPYRCDQCGAAFAQQDTLTTHQRIHTGNKPYRCDQCEADFAQQSALTSHQRIHTGEKPYRCDQCGAAFAHQGDLRKHQRIHTGEKPYRCDQCGVAFARQDSLKIHQRIHTGEKPYRCDQCGAAFAHQGDLRKHQRIHTGEKPYSCDQCGAAFAHQGALRRHQRIHTGEKPYRCDQCGAAFAQQGHLTTHQCTHTGNKPYRCNQCGAAFAWQGHLMTHQRIHTGNKPYRCEQCGAAFAQQGHLTIHQRSHTGEKPYRCDQCGVAFARQDSLKIHQRSHTGEKPYRCDQCGAAFSQSSHLRSHQRIHTG; translated from the exons ATG aatcataaaggaaGACCCAAAAGACACTGGTGTGATGATTGCAAGCAAGTgttcaccacttcatcaaacctgaagattcataagaaaactcacactggtgataaaccgtacagctgtgatcagtgtggagcagttTTTGCCCAAAAAGGTAACTTAAAgcaacaccaacgtattcacactggagacaagcctcacaaatgtgatcagtgcggagcggcttttgcccagcaaggtgctttaaggattcaccaacgtattcacactggagaaaagccttacagatgtgatcagtgtggagcggcttttgcccatcaAGGTGCtttaaggactcaccaacgtattcacactggagaaaagccttacagatgtgatcagtgtggagcggcttttgcccaacaAGATAATTtgacgactcaccaacgtattcacactggaaacaaaccatacagatgtgatcagtgtggagcggcttttgtcCGACAAGGTCATCTAAAgcgacaccaacgtattcacactggagaaaagccttacaaatgtgatcagtgtggagcggcctTTGTCCAGCAAAGTGCTTTAAGGaggcaccaacgtattcacactggagaaaagccttacagatgtgatcagtgtggagcggcttttgcccaacaAGATACTTtgacgactcaccaacgtattcacactggaaacaaaccatacagatgtgatcagtgtgaagCGGATTTTGCTCAGCAAAGTGCTttaacgagtcaccaacgtattcacactggagaaaagccttacagatgtgatcagtgtggagcggcttttgcccatcaAGGTGATCTTAGgaaacaccaacgtattcacactggagaaaaaccttacagatgtgatcagtgtggagtggcttttgcccggcaagaTAGTTtgaagattcaccaacgtattcacactggagaaaaaccttacagatgtgatcagtgtggagcggcttttgcccatcaAGGTGATCTTAGgaaacaccaacgtattcacactggagaaaaaccttacagttgtgatcagtgtggagcggcttttgcccatcaAGGTGCTTTAAGGaggcaccaacgtattcacactggagaaaagccttacagatgtgatcagtgtggagcagcttttgcccagcaaggtcaTTTGACGACTCACCAATGTACTCACACTGgaaacaagccttacagatgtaaTCAGTGTGGAGCTGCTTTTGCCTGGCAAGGTCATTTgatgactcaccaacgtattcacactggaaacaagccttacagatgtgaacagtgtggagcggcttttgcccagcaaggtcaTTTGACGATTCACCAACGTagtcacactggagaaaagccctacagatgtgatcagtgtggagtggcttttgcccggcaagaTAGTTtgaagattcaccaacgtagtcacactggagaaaagccttacagatgtgatcagtgtggagcggcttttagcCAATCAAGTCATCtaaggagtcaccaacgtattcacactggataa